AGATCGTGTTTCATTTATCTATGTTCACTGTAATTCTTGCGGCGCACACAATGTCTACGAGGAGGAAATTTGATGTGGCATATAGACTTAAATGCAGATGTAGGAGAAAGTTTTGGTCACTATACCATAGGTGCTGATGTAGACATTTTCTCATTCATTACCTCCGCCAATATCGCCTGTGGTTTTCATGCAGGGGATCCACACGTCTTAAACCAAGCAGTCAAATTAGCTGTTCAAAATGGGGTTAGTATAGGCGCACACCCAGGATTGCCTGATATACAGGGATTTGGAAGACGATGGATCCCGTATACGGCTAGTGAGATTTATGAACTGGTTGTGTATCAAATTGGTGCGATGCAAGCATTTACTAAGATACATGGTGTTCCACTTCATCACGTCAAGCCACACGGAGCCTTGTATAATCAAGCAGCCATATCTGCAGATATGGCCATGGCTGTTGCACAAGCGATTAGGGATGTGGATCCGCAACTATTACTATATGGACTTGCAGGAAGTGAACTCATTGTTGCAGGTGAGAAAGTCGGTCTTGCAGTAGCACAAGAGGTTTTTGCCGATCGTAATTATGAAGAGGATGGCACGCTAACGCCTCGCACACATCCAGATGCACTAATCGAAGAAGATAAGCAAGTAATTGAACGCTTGATTTTTATGATAACAAAAGGAAAAATCAAAGCGCGAACTGGACAAGAACTAACTGTAAACGTAGATACCGTTTGTGTACATGGCGATGGTGCACGTGCTGTTTCATTACTTTCATCACTTCAAAAACAACTTATACACAATGAAATTACAGTGGCAGCGATATGACAAAAACCGCTAAGAATGGATACTTGACCGTTATTCATCCTGGTTCTATGACGACGATTCAAGATTTAGGGAGATGGGGTTATCAAGATCAAGGAATTCCAGTCGGAGGTGTTGTAGATGCTTTTGCGGCTCGAGCTGCCAATCTTTTGCTTGGCAATAAAGAAAATGATGCTGTATTGGAATGTACATTAAAGGGACCTGTTTTTTATTTTTCTAAGGCAACGTGGATTGCCGTGTGTGGAGCAGATGTTTCCATAAGAATCAGCATATCACATGATAACATCGGGTTCAGTGTCTCAGAAGTACAATTTCCTTCTTGGTCATCCTATTTCATTCCAAAGCATGCAGTAGTGTCTGTAGGTATGGCAACACATCAATCGCGCATGTATATAGCCATCAAAGGGGGGATTTGCGTACCGAAAGTCATTGGTAGCCGTTCCACCTATAGCAGAGCAACAATGGGTGGATATCAGGGACGAGCATTACAAGCCTTAGATATGATCCCTATACAACTAGATGATAAAGGAGAAGGTACTCCGATACCAACCACATCTATTGTACATACTCCTCATGTCATAGCACGTATGCAGCCACCTGAGTGGTATTTACAAAATCCACATATTCACATATTACATGTACTCCCTGGACCAGAATACGATCAGTTTTTACAACATGGAGATATGATCTTTTCTGTCACTTCACAAATGGATCGCATGGGGTGCCGACTACAAGGAAAAGAAGCTCTTATTCGTATCCGTGAGCAAGAGATGTATTCAGAAGCTGTTGTCGAAGGGAGTGTACAAGTACCACCTAGTGGTCAACCGATTATCTTGTTAGCGGAGAGGCAAACGATAGGCGGCTACCCTATTCCCTATATTATCATTCGAGCAGACCTAAGCAAGGCAGCACAACTGCGACCAGGCACACAAGTAACTTTTAAAGTAATAGATGTTGAGACAGCTCGTGCAATGTGGTTAGAACAGGAGTACCATCTTCGTGTCATGGCAGCAGGAATAAGCCTTAATAATCGATATATGAAACAATAATAAAATACAGGTGCTTGATCTATGGAATACTCTTATATTAGAGTATAATTGGTGTATGATTTAGCAATGAGGTGACTACGATTTTGCACACCGTAATGTTGTGGCTTACACATGAAGGACTTTGGGGTATATTTTTTGGCGTTTTAGGTGAAGCGTTTTTATTGCCGTTACCTGCAGAAACGCTCGCTACATTCGGTAGCATAGAGGCCAGTAAAGGTTTTTATCCATTATGGTTATTACTAATCGTTTTATTTTCTGCTACATATATCGGTTCCATTACGGCATATTGGATTGGACGTGGAA
This genomic interval from Sulfoacidibacillus ferrooxidans contains the following:
- a CDS encoding LamB/YcsF family protein; its protein translation is MWHIDLNADVGESFGHYTIGADVDIFSFITSANIACGFHAGDPHVLNQAVKLAVQNGVSIGAHPGLPDIQGFGRRWIPYTASEIYELVVYQIGAMQAFTKIHGVPLHHVKPHGALYNQAAISADMAMAVAQAIRDVDPQLLLYGLAGSELIVAGEKVGLAVAQEVFADRNYEEDGTLTPRTHPDALIEEDKQVIERLIFMITKGKIKARTGQELTVNVDTVCVHGDGARAVSLLSSLQKQLIHNEITVAAI
- a CDS encoding biotin-dependent carboxyltransferase family protein, with the translated sequence MTKTAKNGYLTVIHPGSMTTIQDLGRWGYQDQGIPVGGVVDAFAARAANLLLGNKENDAVLECTLKGPVFYFSKATWIAVCGADVSIRISISHDNIGFSVSEVQFPSWSSYFIPKHAVVSVGMATHQSRMYIAIKGGICVPKVIGSRSTYSRATMGGYQGRALQALDMIPIQLDDKGEGTPIPTTSIVHTPHVIARMQPPEWYLQNPHIHILHVLPGPEYDQFLQHGDMIFSVTSQMDRMGCRLQGKEALIRIREQEMYSEAVVEGSVQVPPSGQPIILLAERQTIGGYPIPYIIIRADLSKAAQLRPGTQVTFKVIDVETARAMWLEQEYHLRVMAAGISLNNRYMKQ